The following DNA comes from Polynucleobacter sp. MG-6-Vaara-E2.
TTGGTTGCTTTGTCTCTGACGCGTGAATTGGGCCCCGTTATTACCGCTTTATTGTTTGCAGGGCGGGCTGGTACTTCACTAACTGCAGAAATTGGCCTGATGAAGGCTGGTGAGCAGCTTAGCGCAATGGAGATGATGGCGGTAGATCCTTTAGGCCGTGTAATTGCTCCACGGCTATGGGCTGGCATTATTTCCATGCCAATTTTGGCCACAATCTTTACTGCCGTTGGTGTAATGGGGGGCTATTTTGTTGGCGTTCCATTGATTGGGGTTGATTCTGGAGCTTTCTGGTCACAAATGCAGGGTGGCGTTGATCTCTTTTCCGACATTGGAAATGGCCTGATTAAAAGTTTGGTATTCGGCGTAGCAGTGACTTTTATTGCCTTGTATCAAGGTTATGAAGCTAAACCAACGCCTGAGGGTGTTTCACAGGCAACAACACGTACCGTGGTGATTTCTTCTTTGTCGGTTTTGGCATTAGATTTCTTGCTAACCGCGATGATGTTTTCGAATTAGAAAGAATAAACTGAGGCTCTTATGAGAAAAAGCGCAATTGATATCTGGGTAGGAATTTTTGTTGCCATTGGTTTATTGGCCGCTTTATTTCTTGCATTAAAAGTTGGCAATATGAATGCAGTGTCATTTGCGCCTACTTACAAAATTTCAGCCCGCTTTGACAATATCGGCGGCTTGAAACCACGCGCCCCTGTAAAGAGTGCTGGTGTAGTGGTGGGGCGTATCGCTAATATCTCATTTGATGACAAAACCTATCAAGCGACTGTTGTGATGACTATCGAAGAGTCCTATAAGTTTCCCAAGGATTCATCCGCAAAGATTTTGACCTCAGGCCTACTGGGCGAGCAGTATATTGGCCTTGAGGCTGGCGGATCTGATGATATGTTGGCGAATGGCGAAAAGATTGCGCAAACGCAATCAGCCATTGTTCTTGAGAATTTAATTAGTCAATTCTTGTATAACAAAGCTGCTGATAGTGGCCAAGAGAAGAGCGTAGCAAAGTAATGTTTTTTGCAGCCAAGCCCTTTAGCAAAATTCGGCAATTTGTCTTACTCTGTATGGTTGCTGTATTGGTGGGATGCGCCTCTATTCCTGCTGGTGTAGAGCCTTCACCAAACGATCCATGGGAACCTTTTAACCGTTCCGTTTTTGAATTTAATGAAGGCCTTGATGCTTACTTGTTAAAGCCAGTAGTAGCGGGATACCGATTTGTATTGCCTGAGTTTGTGCGCGATGGTATCTATAACTTCTTTAGTAACTACAACGACATCTATAACGTTGCATACAACTTGCTGCAGGGTAAGCCGGGCTATGCCTTTAATGATTTAATGCGTGTTGTTGTCAATACGACGATGGGTTTAGGTGGCTTTATTGATTTGGCGACACCAGGAGGTCTTGAGAAGCACAGAGAAGACTGGGGTCAAACCCTTGGCGTGTGGGGAGTTCCTTCTGGCCCCTATGTTGTTCTGCCTTTCTTTGGGCCAAGCAACGTGCGAGATACCTTTGGAACTGTTGCCGATCTAGAGTCTGATTACCTTTTCAAATATGTAAAAGATGTCGGTCTTCGTAACAGTATTACTGGTTTGCGCGTGGTCAACGCACGAAATACCTATTACGAAGCTGGAGATCTTTTAGACGGCGCCGCAATTGATAAATATAGCTTTATGCGTGATGCCTATATTCAAAGACGTGAGTATCAAATTAATGAGGGTCGAGATGATGAAGAACCTCAGATGCCTGTTTACGAAAATCCTTATGAGTAAGTGTATTGTGTGAAAGGGCTAAAATTAGCCCTAACAAGATAACGAGAGCGAGACGGATATATGAAGAGTTGCAAATGGATTTCTAAATACCTGAGCATGACTTTGCTATTCGTTTCTGGCGCACTCTTTGCGCAGGTTCCTGATCAAGCAACCCCTCCAGACGCTTTAATTAAGATGGTCGTTACAGATGTGATGGCCTCTGTTAAGGCGGATCCAGAAATCCAAAAAGGCAATATCCCAAAAATCGTTGATTTGGTTGAAAAGAAAATTGTTCCCTATACCGATATGCGCCGTACTACTGAAATGGCGATGGGCCCAAATTGGAAAAAAGCAACGCCTGAACAGCAGGCACAACTTACTTCAGAATTTAAAGGCCTGCTTATCCGCACTTATTCTGGTGCTCTCAGTCAATTGCGTGATCAAACTGTGCAGTTCAAAGCCCTACGTGCAGCCCCAGACGACAAAGAGGTAGTTGTGAAAACGGTTGTTCTTGGCCGTGGTGATCCGGTGCCTTTAGATTATCGCTTGGAGAAGACCGATAAAGGCTGGAAGGTATATGACATGAACATTATGGGTGTTTGGTTAGTTGAGGCCTATCGCAATCAGTTTTCAAATCAGATTAGTCAAAATGGTATTGAAGGTCTTGTGAAGTTTTTACAGGATCGCAACAAACAGTTGGCTACAGCTAAGCCAGCAAATTAATTCAAGCGCCAGGATATGCCTTTTCTTTTGCCTCAAACTGTTACACAAGAAAATGCTCTGCAGTTGCAGAAAGAGGGTTTGCTCAATTCCGCCACATTAAAAACAATCGACTGCTCCGCGCTCAAAGATTTTGATTCGACCGTTTTGACTGTGTTACTAGCTTGGCAAAAAAAGTTGCGGGCTGATGGTCAATCCCTGTCAATTCAGAGTCCTCCTGAGAAACTCAAAGTGTTAGCCAATGTATATGGCGTCTCAGCATTGCTAGGTTTGTAAGAGTATGCATTCAGCAATATCCATTAAAAATATATCCAAGCAATACGGGGCGCTTCAAGCGCTAGATGATGTTTCATTAGTAATTGAGCCTGGCGAGTTTTTTGGTCTTCTAGGTCCAAATGGTGCTGGCAAAACTACTCTCATTTCCATCTTGGCTGGCTTGGTACGAGCGGACATGGGCCATGCAGAAATTTTGGGCGCTGATGTTCAGGCCTCGTTTCGCGAGGCGCGTCGTATGTTGGGTGTTGTTCCTCAAGAACTAGTATTCGATCCGTTTTTTACTGTCCGAGAGACTCTGCGTTTTCAGTCTGGTTACTTTGGCATTCGAAATAATGATGCTTGGATTGACGAGATCATGGCTAACTTAGATCTCACCGGTAAAGCCGACAGCAATATGCGTGCATTATCTGGTGGCATGAAGCGCCGTGTATTGGTTGCGCAAGCTTTAGTTCATCGCCCACCAGTGATTATTTTGGATGAGCCAACGGCTGGAGTTGACGTGGAGTTACGTCAATCTCTGTGGCAGTTTATTAGCCGTTTGAATCAAGATGGTCACACCATTGTGTTGACTACGCATTACTTGGAAGAAGCCGAAGCATTGTGTCAACGGATTGCAATGCTTAAGCAAGGCAAGATTGTTGCCTTGGATACAACGGCTAATTTACTTGCGCGTTATGGCTCAGTGAAAAAAGATGGTGAAGGCAAAACTGATCTCGAAGAGGTATTTGTCAACATCATGTCTGGGGGCGCATTATGAAGAATGCTTCAAATAAAGCAT
Coding sequences within:
- the mlaE gene encoding lipid asymmetry maintenance ABC transporter permease subunit MlaE, yielding MTALHKLLDLFGDLGFFIRRNLASLGLAARMFAAVIWRSGFLLKRPRLVLDQILFVGNHSFVIIAVSGLFVGFVLGLQGYYTLNRYGSEQALGLLVALSLTRELGPVITALLFAGRAGTSLTAEIGLMKAGEQLSAMEMMAVDPLGRVIAPRLWAGIISMPILATIFTAVGVMGGYFVGVPLIGVDSGAFWSQMQGGVDLFSDIGNGLIKSLVFGVAVTFIALYQGYEAKPTPEGVSQATTRTVVISSLSVLALDFLLTAMMFSN
- the mlaD gene encoding outer membrane lipid asymmetry maintenance protein MlaD, which gives rise to MRKSAIDIWVGIFVAIGLLAALFLALKVGNMNAVSFAPTYKISARFDNIGGLKPRAPVKSAGVVVGRIANISFDDKTYQATVVMTIEESYKFPKDSSAKILTSGLLGEQYIGLEAGGSDDMLANGEKIAQTQSAIVLENLISQFLYNKAADSGQEKSVAK
- a CDS encoding VacJ family lipoprotein, with amino-acid sequence MFFAAKPFSKIRQFVLLCMVAVLVGCASIPAGVEPSPNDPWEPFNRSVFEFNEGLDAYLLKPVVAGYRFVLPEFVRDGIYNFFSNYNDIYNVAYNLLQGKPGYAFNDLMRVVVNTTMGLGGFIDLATPGGLEKHREDWGQTLGVWGVPSGPYVVLPFFGPSNVRDTFGTVADLESDYLFKYVKDVGLRNSITGLRVVNARNTYYEAGDLLDGAAIDKYSFMRDAYIQRREYQINEGRDDEEPQMPVYENPYE
- a CDS encoding phospholipid-binding protein MlaC, translating into MKSCKWISKYLSMTLLFVSGALFAQVPDQATPPDALIKMVVTDVMASVKADPEIQKGNIPKIVDLVEKKIVPYTDMRRTTEMAMGPNWKKATPEQQAQLTSEFKGLLIRTYSGALSQLRDQTVQFKALRAAPDDKEVVVKTVVLGRGDPVPLDYRLEKTDKGWKVYDMNIMGVWLVEAYRNQFSNQISQNGIEGLVKFLQDRNKQLATAKPAN
- a CDS encoding lipid asymmetry maintenance protein MlaB, with the translated sequence MPFLLPQTVTQENALQLQKEGLLNSATLKTIDCSALKDFDSTVLTVLLAWQKKLRADGQSLSIQSPPEKLKVLANVYGVSALLGL
- a CDS encoding ABC transporter ATP-binding protein, which gives rise to MHSAISIKNISKQYGALQALDDVSLVIEPGEFFGLLGPNGAGKTTLISILAGLVRADMGHAEILGADVQASFREARRMLGVVPQELVFDPFFTVRETLRFQSGYFGIRNNDAWIDEIMANLDLTGKADSNMRALSGGMKRRVLVAQALVHRPPVIILDEPTAGVDVELRQSLWQFISRLNQDGHTIVLTTHYLEEAEALCQRIAMLKQGKIVALDTTANLLARYGSVKKDGEGKTDLEEVFVNIMSGGAL